The Glutamicibacter mishrai DNA window GAAGCGGCCGCGGAAAAATGGGGCTGGGCTGAAACGTCTACGGATTGGCGCACAGCCATTGAACGGGACGACATTGACGTGGTGGACATCGTCACCCCCGGAAATTCTCACGCCGAAATTGCCATTGCAGCCCTGGCCGCTGGCAAGCACGTACTTTGCGAAAAGCCTTTGGCCAATACCCTGGCTGAGGCGGAAGTGATGGCAGCCGCTGCGCGCAGTGCAGGCAGTGGCATTAAAGCGATGGTCGGATTTACCTACCGTAGGGTGCCAGCGGCAACCTTCGCGCGCGAGCTAGTGACTTCGGGAGCGATTGGCGAGGTGCGTCAAGTTCGGGCCGCTTACTTGCAGGATTGGTTGTACGATGCCAGCTCGCCGCTGACGTGGCGGTTGCAAAAGGAACACGCTGGCACGGGTGCCCTGGGGGACATTGGTGCGCACGCGGTGGACCTTTCGCAATTCATTACAGGACAAAAAATCGTGGGTGTGAGCGGCCTGATGCAGACCTTTGTCCATGAACGTCCATTGCTCGAAGATCCTTCACAGCATGGCGAAGTCAGCGTGGACGATGCAGCTGCCTTTACTGCACGCTTTGACGGGGGAGCGCTTGGCACCTTTGAAGCAACCCGTATGGCGACTGGGCGCAAGAATTCGCTGCGGATTGAAGTATCGGGTTCCAAAGGCGCTATTTCCTTCGACCTTGAAAACTACAATTCGCTGGGCTATTACGACGCAACGGCCGTGAGCACTCGTCAAGGATTTGCCCAAATCATGGTCACCGAGGAAGAACACCCATATATCTCCGCGTGGTGGCCTACTGGACACACGCTGGGATATGAGCACGGTTTCGTTCATCAAGCAAAAGATTTCATCGAAGCTATCGGAGAGGGGCAACAACCGACTCCTTCCTTTGAGGACGGACATCAGGTGCAGCGAGTCCTGGATGCGGTCCAGCAAAGTGCGGCTAACGACAGCATATGGACGGCCACCGCGTAAACCAGCGCGTTACAGACAGATCGAATCCAAAGTTTAGGAGTCCTGAGGTGACACATAATTTCACACTTTTCACAGGCCAGTGGGCCGACCTGCCACTGGAAGAAGTAGCTCGGCTTGCTTCTGAGTGGGGCTATGACGGTTTGGAGATCGCGGTCTCCGGAGAGCACCTTGACGCTTGGCGTTGGGATGATGACGAGTACATCTCAGAACGATTGGGCATATTAGAAAAATACGGTTTGAAAGTATGGACCATTTCTAATCATCTCAAGGGCCAGGCTGTGTGCGACAACCCGATTGACTTCCGCCATCAGGCAATCGTTGGCGATCGGGTTTGGGGCGACGGCGATGCTGAAGGAGTACGCCAGCGAGCCGCCGAGGAAATGAAAAATACCGCTCGGCTGGCGCAACGACTAGGTGTTGATACCGTCGTCGGTTTCACCGGATCTTCAATTTGGCAATATGTGGCGATGTTCCCGCCAGTGCCAGCTGAAGTGATCGATGCTGGCTACAAAGATTTCGCTGATCGATGGAATCCGATTCTTGACGTATTTGACGAGTGTGGCGTGAGATTTGCGCATGAGGTGCATCCCTCGGAGATTGCTTACGACTACTGGTCTACGGTGAAAACTCTTGAAGCCATCGGTCATCGCGAAGCATTCGGATTGAACTGGGATCCCAGCCATATGGTGTGGCAAGGGATCGATACCGTTGGATTCATCTCCGACTTTGCCGACCGGATCTATCACGTAGATTGCAAGGACACCCGAATGCGGATGGGCAATGGCCGCAATGGTGGTTTGGGATCGCACCTGCCCTGGGGCGATCCTCGACGTGGTTGGGACTTCGTCTCCGCGGGACGCGGTGATGTGCCATGGGAGGATGCGTTTAGGGCACTGACAGCAATCGGCTACGACGGTCCAATTTCTATCGAATGGGAAGACGCCGGCATGGATCGGCTTTATGGAGCTCCACAGGCTTTGGCCGCGCTGAAACAGTTGGATTTCCCTGCATCGTCGACTTCATTTGATGCGGCCTTCAAGCAAGACTGAGAAATTCGCATGGCTGATCCGCTGGAACCCGGTATCCAAATACAAATTGGGTACCGGGATCCAGCGGATTTTTGCGTTCGCCGCAGCTAAACAGGGGGTACTCGTCTTCAGATGCGGTTTTTCCGCGGCTAGTTTCCGCCAGCCAGATTAGTGGAGCCGGGCTTTGCCTCGGCGCCGCTGAGTACTCTGACGCAGAATTCAAGTGGCCCCGATGCCTTGGAAAATCCGAGCCACAGTCCGCAGCAGGCGGTGAGCGCGCACAAGATCCACCAAATCGTTGATGGCTCGAGGAAATTATCCAGCACGGGCAGCAGAACCAAGTGGCCTGCATACAAGGTCAGCGGGGCTCGTCCTGCGCCGGCAAGAACCCGGCCGAGCAGTCCGAGACGGGGCGCGATGAGCAATAGCAGCCCGATAACTGCCACGGCGCAGGCTGCGGCATGCACCGTGGCGAGCAGCCCGTTGCTGTGCCCGGTGGGCAGCCAGAGATATGCGGCATCTGCCAGATATGGGTCGAGGGATTTCCCGGGAAGCCGTCCGGTCGTAATCAGTGTTGGCACGAGGGTCGGGTCCGTTCGGGCGGCAGCGGCGATTTGCTCGACGTGGCCGAGGCTTGTGATGCGACCTGCAACGTAGCTGGCGATCGCCACGAGAGTACCAATCAGTACTAAGACACTTGCTGTTTTCCTGCTTCCCAGATCGCATTTGCCCAGGGCGATACCGAGCAACCCATAGCCAATCCAAACTAGAAGCGGGTAGTAGCCGGTGACGGTCAGATCTTGGAGGAGTAGCGCTGGGTGAAGGATGTCGGCAAAGCTGGGATTGTGTCCTAAAGACTGCCCTAACGCGTCGGCTGCCAACGGGCGCCAAATAATGGGGGAGAGAACCAGCCAAACTGCCGAGACTACCAAAATGGTTGCCCTTGAGAGCCTGAGAGTCAGAGGAAGCAACAGAAATAGTAGCCCATAGTGGACAAGAATGACTGCGATGCCTTCATTTATCGTCCCAATCACCATTCCGAGCACGGCAATAATTAATGCTCTCCGAGCAAGGACTGAGTAAATCTTAGGGTGGGAAAAGCCTTTGCGCGCCAGCGAATTGCTCATCAAAGTCAGCGACAATCCAGCCAGCACCATGAACAAAACCGAAGCCCGTCCAGAAGCTACAGCCCCGGTAAATGTTGGGGAGTAGGCCTCTGGACCGGTGTATTTGTACAGCGGGTAAACATGCGCGGCGAACATTCCCAGGATGGCCACAAGGCGGGCAATATCGACAGCCTGAATGCGTTGCGGCTTCCCCAAAATATGCATGGAAACATCGCACCACGGAAGAGGGGAAGGATGCCATAGCAACATGCGCGAGTGTAGATTTAAAACCATGGCTACAAGTGCAATTGATAATCAGGCATACCCGTTTGGCACCGTGCTCACTGCAATGGTCACCCCCTTCAATGATGCGGGGGAAGTCGACTACGCGCTCGCAGCTAAATTGGCCCAGAAGCTCGTCGACGATGGCTGCGACGGATTGGTCGTCACCGGCACTACCGGCGAGACTTCGACGTTGAGCGACGAAGAGAACATCCAGATGTTCCGCACTGTTGTCGCAGCTGTCGGCGACCGCGCTGCCGTGCTGGCCGGCTCCACCACCAACGACACCCGCCACTCGATCAAGCTCTCGCTCGCAGCGAAGGAAGCTGGCGTTGACGGTGTGCTGTTGACCACCCCGTACTACAACAAGCCAAGCCAGGCTGGCGTGATTGCCCACGTCAAGGCCATCGCTGAAGCTGTCGAACTGCCCATCATGCTCTACGACATTCCAGGTCGCACCGGAATCGCGCTGGCGCCCGAAACGATTATTGAACTCGCCAAGATTCCTCAGGTCATCGCGTTGAAGGACGCCAAGGCCGATTACCAGTCCACCACCACGGTGCTGGCCAACACCGACCTGCACGTGTATTCGGGCGACGATTCGCTGACTTTGCCGCTCATGGCAGCCGGTGCTGTCGGCGTGGTTTCGGTCACGGCTCACGTTGCTGCCGCGAAGTACCGTACGCTTGTTAATGCAATGCATGCAGGTGATTTGGCCACCGCACGCACCACACACTTTGAGCTGGACGCGATCCAGCGCGGCATCATGGGCCACATTCAGGGCGCCGTGGCCGCAAAATATGGACTTCACTGGCAGGGTGTCCTGCCGAACACCGTCGTCCGGCTGCCGCTTGTGGCACCGTCGGACGCAGAGCTCGATGCCATCCGCGCGGACCTACGTGAAGGTGGATGGGATCTGTAACGAAAGGGACTAACTACATATGACTGAGAGTTCAGTAGGTAAGGCCGACTCTGCACGTTTGCAGACGCCGGCTCGGCTGAAGAAGGGGACAATGCGAATTGTTCCCCTCGGCGGCCTGGGCGAAGTCGGCCGAAACATGACCGTCTTCGAACTCAACGGGAAACTGTTGATCGTCGACTGCGGTGTGCTCTTCCCCGAGGAGCACCAGCCTGGCGTGGATCTGATCCTGCCGGACTTCTCGTACATCAAGGACCGCTTGGACGATGTGGTGGGCGTTGTGCTCACCCACGGCCACGAGGACCACATCGGTGCAGTCCCTTACCTGTTGCGCCTGCGCGAAGACATCCCGCTGTATGGGTCGAAGCTGACCTTGGCCTTCGTCGAAGCGAAGCT harbors:
- a CDS encoding heparan-alpha-glucosaminide N-acetyltransferase domain-containing protein, with amino-acid sequence MHILGKPQRIQAVDIARLVAILGMFAAHVYPLYKYTGPEAYSPTFTGAVASGRASVLFMVLAGLSLTLMSNSLARKGFSHPKIYSVLARRALIIAVLGMVIGTINEGIAVILVHYGLLFLLLPLTLRLSRATILVVSAVWLVLSPIIWRPLAADALGQSLGHNPSFADILHPALLLQDLTVTGYYPLLVWIGYGLLGIALGKCDLGSRKTASVLVLIGTLVAIASYVAGRITSLGHVEQIAAAARTDPTLVPTLITTGRLPGKSLDPYLADAAYLWLPTGHSNGLLATVHAAACAVAVIGLLLLIAPRLGLLGRVLAGAGRAPLTLYAGHLVLLPVLDNFLEPSTIWWILCALTACCGLWLGFSKASGPLEFCVRVLSGAEAKPGSTNLAGGN
- a CDS encoding Gfo/Idh/MocA family protein — encoded protein: MPKQKPALKIALIGHGFMGAAHSQGWRVAPRFFDLPLQPEMTLLVGRQAAGVEAAAEKWGWAETSTDWRTAIERDDIDVVDIVTPGNSHAEIAIAALAAGKHVLCEKPLANTLAEAEVMAAAARSAGSGIKAMVGFTYRRVPAATFARELVTSGAIGEVRQVRAAYLQDWLYDASSPLTWRLQKEHAGTGALGDIGAHAVDLSQFITGQKIVGVSGLMQTFVHERPLLEDPSQHGEVSVDDAAAFTARFDGGALGTFEATRMATGRKNSLRIEVSGSKGAISFDLENYNSLGYYDATAVSTRQGFAQIMVTEEEHPYISAWWPTGHTLGYEHGFVHQAKDFIEAIGEGQQPTPSFEDGHQVQRVLDAVQQSAANDSIWTATA
- the dapA gene encoding 4-hydroxy-tetrahydrodipicolinate synthase; this translates as MATSAIDNQAYPFGTVLTAMVTPFNDAGEVDYALAAKLAQKLVDDGCDGLVVTGTTGETSTLSDEENIQMFRTVVAAVGDRAAVLAGSTTNDTRHSIKLSLAAKEAGVDGVLLTTPYYNKPSQAGVIAHVKAIAEAVELPIMLYDIPGRTGIALAPETIIELAKIPQVIALKDAKADYQSTTTVLANTDLHVYSGDDSLTLPLMAAGAVGVVSVTAHVAAAKYRTLVNAMHAGDLATARTTHFELDAIQRGIMGHIQGAVAAKYGLHWQGVLPNTVVRLPLVAPSDAELDAIRADLREGGWDL
- a CDS encoding sugar phosphate isomerase/epimerase family protein, which encodes MTHNFTLFTGQWADLPLEEVARLASEWGYDGLEIAVSGEHLDAWRWDDDEYISERLGILEKYGLKVWTISNHLKGQAVCDNPIDFRHQAIVGDRVWGDGDAEGVRQRAAEEMKNTARLAQRLGVDTVVGFTGSSIWQYVAMFPPVPAEVIDAGYKDFADRWNPILDVFDECGVRFAHEVHPSEIAYDYWSTVKTLEAIGHREAFGLNWDPSHMVWQGIDTVGFISDFADRIYHVDCKDTRMRMGNGRNGGLGSHLPWGDPRRGWDFVSAGRGDVPWEDAFRALTAIGYDGPISIEWEDAGMDRLYGAPQALAALKQLDFPASSTSFDAAFKQD